A genome region from Thalassotalea euphylliae includes the following:
- a CDS encoding CinA family nicotinamide mononucleotide deamidase-related protein, protein MLNIQLLLTGNELMSGDIVDSNSAMIAQSLTKIGLAVKRKVAVSDDINDLIEEINAISIKADVLIVNGGLGPTVDDLTAEALAQVADVQITQHPEALTHITQWCERRNFKLNAPNLKQTMLPDGCDIVPNHLGSAVGFHLRLNNCDIYCTPGVPKELQLMLDKELIPSIESLLPEKSHHHVSRYQVFGIGESSLQKLVDEKIENWPESVELGFRASMPLLELKLTSKSAQAKAEKAECYEQLKALLGDHIVAQIDEVPLTFGDHLQALLREQGKKITFAESCTGGMLASAMTRVAGSSAVFDGSFVSYANHQKQAMLGVNEQTLVQYGAVSEQTVQAMAQGALVKTGADIVVAVSGIAGPDGGSDDKPVGTVWLAWGTSQSIQTVCLHIPANRYYFQHYVTAIGLDLARRLLLVSEETPRYITERQKS, encoded by the coding sequence ATGTTGAATATTCAACTATTGCTAACAGGTAATGAGTTAATGTCAGGCGACATTGTTGACAGTAACTCGGCAATGATCGCCCAATCACTAACCAAAATTGGTTTAGCGGTAAAACGCAAAGTTGCAGTTTCCGATGATATCAATGATTTGATTGAAGAAATTAACGCTATCAGCATCAAAGCTGATGTTCTAATCGTTAATGGCGGATTAGGCCCTACCGTTGATGATTTGACCGCTGAAGCGCTAGCACAAGTTGCCGATGTACAAATTACCCAACATCCCGAAGCATTGACTCATATTACTCAGTGGTGTGAACGCCGTAATTTTAAACTGAACGCACCTAACCTTAAGCAAACTATGCTGCCAGATGGCTGCGATATTGTGCCCAATCACTTAGGTAGTGCCGTTGGCTTTCATCTCAGGCTCAATAACTGCGATATCTATTGTACACCGGGCGTGCCAAAAGAATTGCAGCTAATGCTGGACAAAGAACTGATCCCGAGCATTGAAAGCCTATTGCCAGAGAAAAGTCATCACCATGTGTCTCGCTATCAAGTCTTTGGCATTGGTGAGTCAAGTTTGCAGAAGTTAGTTGATGAAAAAATAGAAAACTGGCCGGAAAGTGTTGAGCTAGGGTTTCGCGCTTCAATGCCACTACTTGAATTAAAGCTGACCTCAAAGAGCGCACAAGCAAAAGCAGAAAAAGCAGAATGTTATGAACAGCTTAAAGCATTGCTGGGCGATCATATTGTCGCGCAAATTGACGAGGTTCCCCTGACATTTGGCGATCACCTACAAGCCCTACTGCGCGAACAAGGTAAAAAAATTACTTTTGCTGAATCATGCACGGGTGGCATGCTGGCCAGTGCCATGACTAGAGTAGCTGGCTCTTCTGCTGTCTTTGATGGCAGCTTTGTCAGTTACGCAAATCATCAAAAGCAAGCCATGCTTGGTGTTAATGAGCAAACGCTTGTGCAGTATGGTGCAGTTTCAGAGCAAACGGTTCAAGCAATGGCGCAAGGTGCACTTGTTAAAACGGGGGCAGATATCGTGGTAGCGGTATCTGGTATTGCGGGCCCAGATGGCGGCAGCGATGACAAACCTGTCGGCACGGTTTGGCTTGCTTGGGGCACGTCGCAAAGTATTCAAACCGTATGTTTACACATACCAGCAAATCGTTACTACTTTCAGCACTATGTCACTGCCATAGGGTTAGATTTAGCGCGTCGATTACTGTTGGTAAGTGAAGAAACACCTAGGTACATTACTGAGCGCCAAAAAAGCTAG